A part of Marinobacter psychrophilus genomic DNA contains:
- the pqqE gene encoding pyrroloquinoline quinone biosynthesis protein PqqE codes for MNMPSSMLTGQKVATIGPPLWLLAELTYRCPLQCPYCSNPLDFAQTERELSTEEWVKVLRQGREIGAAQLGFSGGEPLVRQDLQELIAEARHLGYYSNLITSGLGLTNAKVEAFASAGLDHIQVSFQASDPELNNALAGSRKAFEQKLAMARAVKEAGYPMVLNFVIHRHNIHQMNDIMALCESLEADFVELATCQYYGWAFKNREGLMPSRSQLEKAEREVNQYRARLLHDGSAMKLIFVTPDYYEERPKACMNGWGSLFLTVAPDGAALPCHSARLLPIDFPNVRDNDLKHIWYDSPGFNHYRGDGWMPEPCQSCDEKEKDFGGCRCQAFLLTGNADNADPVCSKSAHHDRILAARQAADHATAGIEELTYRNAGNSRMFFRS; via the coding sequence ATGAATATGCCTTCATCCATGCTGACCGGCCAGAAAGTGGCCACCATTGGGCCACCGCTATGGTTGCTGGCGGAGCTGACCTACCGCTGCCCGTTGCAGTGCCCGTACTGTTCAAACCCATTGGATTTCGCACAGACCGAGCGTGAACTCAGCACGGAAGAATGGGTGAAAGTGCTGCGCCAAGGGCGAGAGATTGGCGCGGCCCAGTTAGGGTTTTCCGGCGGTGAGCCGCTGGTGCGTCAAGATCTTCAAGAGCTGATTGCTGAAGCTCGGCACTTGGGCTACTACAGTAATCTGATTACGTCGGGTCTGGGCCTGACTAATGCCAAAGTAGAGGCCTTCGCCAGCGCCGGGCTGGACCATATTCAGGTCAGTTTTCAGGCCTCAGACCCAGAGCTGAACAATGCTTTGGCCGGTTCTCGCAAGGCGTTTGAACAAAAGCTGGCAATGGCACGGGCGGTGAAAGAAGCCGGCTACCCCATGGTTCTGAACTTTGTGATTCACCGCCACAATATCCATCAGATGAACGACATTATGGCGCTGTGTGAGAGCCTTGAGGCGGATTTCGTAGAGTTGGCTACCTGCCAGTATTACGGTTGGGCGTTCAAAAATCGCGAAGGGCTGATGCCGTCACGATCGCAGTTGGAGAAGGCCGAGCGTGAAGTGAATCAATATCGTGCTCGCCTGCTGCACGACGGTTCGGCCATGAAGTTGATTTTTGTCACCCCCGACTATTACGAGGAGCGCCCGAAAGCGTGTATGAATGGTTGGGGCAGTCTGTTTTTGACAGTGGCACCGGACGGTGCAGCGCTGCCTTGCCACAGCGCGCGTTTGTTGCCCATCGATTTTCCCAATGTGCGCGATAACGATTTAAAACACATCTGGTACGATAGCCCGGGCTTCAATCATTATCGCGGTGACGGCTGGATGCCGGAACCGTGTCAGTCCTGTGATGAAAAAGAAAAAGATTTCGGTGGCTGCCGCTGCCAAGCTTTCTTGCTAACCGGTAACGCCGATAATGCCGATCCGGTGTGCAGCAAATCGGCCCACCACGACCGTATCCTTGCGGCACGCCAGGCCGCCGACCATGCCACCGCAGGCATTGAGGAACTGACCTATCGCAACGCAGGTAACTCCCGCATGTTCTTCCGCAGTTAG
- a CDS encoding alpha/beta hydrolase family protein produces MASSAGVFWLQNEPETGASRIWHLNDQGLVLALGTNLRNLRSQVNGYGGGVLAAAPGGVFAVSNDQRIHFISLGVEQSQALTTDTAAYGGLRADPMRQRVLAVRETGKGVANGRQQLVAVARDGTLTVLHQSEDFYSAPALSADGRQIAWVSWQLPDMPWLQTRVWTANITVNGTLENPRAHSAPQPASIQQPVFAGQDLWVMSDHEGWWQPWQLDTQNPVSLWTKAAVLECDHANAPWQLGEVHHCPLPGGGWARTHYNLGRGELWLSGFGHPDPIRIAPAFSDFRSLCTSGDFLYAIARSSDHLDAVLRIDPQSAEASVVAGGEPALPGHVLAQPVSFRVTTLAQETTAPQGFLYSPLTSCNSPPALILVAHGGPTSAAYPVFNPLIQFWCQRGFAVAEVNYRGSTGYGRAFRLSLAERWGDIDVEDMARAADALVAAGHADGNQVFIQGRSSGGYTALMALSLSQRYRAGASQFGVTDPMQLRRMTHRFESGYLDWLLGCPKRHPQRWQERTPRLRAAIMAAPVIFFQGGQDKVVVPEQTRTMVAAMEQAGQKPELHWFQDEGHGFVQQANQAAMLEALYSFYQRHGRNTDECIESLS; encoded by the coding sequence GTGGCGTCAAGCGCTGGCGTATTCTGGCTACAAAACGAACCCGAAACTGGCGCTAGCCGGATATGGCACCTGAATGATCAAGGGCTAGTGTTGGCGTTGGGTACGAATCTGCGGAATCTTCGCAGTCAGGTAAATGGCTACGGCGGTGGGGTCCTGGCTGCCGCACCGGGCGGCGTGTTTGCCGTTAGCAACGATCAACGCATCCACTTTATTTCCTTGGGTGTAGAGCAAAGCCAGGCGCTGACGACCGATACTGCCGCCTATGGCGGATTGCGGGCTGATCCAATGCGGCAAAGGGTGCTGGCGGTACGCGAAACTGGGAAGGGTGTGGCGAATGGTCGCCAACAACTGGTGGCGGTGGCTCGCGATGGCACGCTGACGGTGCTGCACCAGAGCGAAGATTTTTACAGTGCGCCTGCGTTGTCGGCAGACGGCCGACAAATTGCTTGGGTGAGCTGGCAACTGCCCGATATGCCCTGGCTGCAAACCCGTGTGTGGACGGCGAACATAACGGTTAATGGCACACTGGAAAACCCTCGGGCGCATAGCGCTCCCCAACCCGCGTCTATTCAGCAGCCAGTGTTTGCGGGGCAGGACCTTTGGGTTATGTCTGACCATGAGGGCTGGTGGCAACCTTGGCAACTCGACACCCAGAACCCCGTGAGCCTCTGGACAAAAGCCGCGGTGCTCGAATGTGACCACGCCAATGCACCCTGGCAGCTGGGTGAAGTTCACCACTGCCCGCTACCGGGCGGAGGTTGGGCTCGCACTCATTATAACCTCGGCCGCGGCGAGCTGTGGTTGTCGGGCTTTGGCCATCCAGACCCTATACGGATTGCGCCGGCGTTCAGCGATTTTCGCAGTTTGTGCACCAGTGGCGACTTTCTCTATGCCATTGCGCGTTCTTCGGACCACCTGGATGCAGTGCTTCGAATAGACCCGCAAAGTGCTGAGGCGAGTGTCGTGGCCGGTGGCGAACCAGCGTTGCCCGGGCACGTTTTGGCGCAGCCAGTATCGTTTCGAGTCACGACCCTTGCACAGGAAACGACTGCGCCACAAGGCTTTTTATATTCGCCTCTGACATCCTGTAACTCGCCACCGGCACTGATTTTGGTTGCCCATGGTGGGCCAACCTCCGCGGCTTATCCGGTCTTCAACCCTTTGATTCAGTTCTGGTGCCAGCGAGGCTTTGCCGTGGCGGAAGTGAACTATCGTGGCAGCACCGGGTATGGCAGGGCGTTCCGGCTTTCACTGGCGGAGCGCTGGGGTGACATTGATGTGGAAGACATGGCGCGGGCTGCAGATGCCCTGGTTGCCGCAGGCCACGCCGATGGTAACCAGGTGTTTATCCAGGGCCGCAGTTCTGGCGGTTATACCGCATTGATGGCCTTAAGCCTGAGCCAGCGCTACAGAGCTGGCGCCAGCCAGTTCGGCGTGACCGATCCTATGCAACTGCGGCGTATGACCCACCGCTTCGAATCCGGTTACCTGGACTGGTTGTTGGGATGTCCCAAACGGCATCCGCAACGCTGGCAGGAACGGACGCCGCGATTGCGCGCGGCAATAATGGCAGCGCCAGTGATTTTTTTTCAGGGCGGGCAAGACAAAGTGGTCGTTCCCGAACAGACCCGCACGATGGTCGCGGCCATGGAACAAGCCGGTCAGAAGCCAGAGCTTCACTGGTTCCAGGACGAGGGCCACGGGTTTGTACAACAGGCGAATCAGGCGGCCATGCTAGAGGCACTTTATAGCTTTTATCAACGGCATGGTCGAAACACCGATGAATGCATAGAAAGCTTGAGTTAA